A single genomic interval of Aureliella helgolandensis harbors:
- the rplU gene encoding 50S ribosomal protein L21, whose product MYAIIVDGGRQYKVTAGQRVDIDLRKDVATGDTLEFSQVLAIGGDEGLKLGSPAIDGAKVTAKVIGVEMGDKIYIEKFHRRKNYQRRNGHRQQYTRVEIAEIAG is encoded by the coding sequence ATGTACGCCATAATTGTTGACGGCGGTCGCCAGTACAAAGTAACGGCTGGCCAGCGAGTAGATATTGACCTCCGTAAGGATGTCGCCACTGGAGACACTCTGGAGTTCTCGCAAGTCCTCGCTATTGGTGGCGATGAAGGACTCAAGCTTGGATCGCCTGCAATTGACGGTGCTAAAGTTACCGCCAAAGTCATCGGTGTTGAGATGGGTGACAAGATTTACATCGAGAAGTTCCACCGCCGTAAGAACTACCAACGCCGAAATGGCCACCGCCAGCAGTACACTCGCGTTGAAATCGCTGAAATCGCCGGTTAG
- the trpC gene encoding indole-3-glycerol phosphate synthase TrpC yields the protein MAEILQKIVASKKKEVEAAIRARPLRDLMKAADAAQPARDFLAPLQGGPPIRLIAEVKKASPSKGVIRQDFDPVAIAQAYEEAGASCLSVLTDQEYFQGSLDYLSAVSQAVQIPVLRKDFIVHPYQIFEARVAGADAILLIAECLNRQELRGLYQLTRELGMFALVEFYLPANLDNVLNTGTDIVGVNNRDLNTFKVDLQHTLAMRKQVPDDKILVGESGITCYEDAKLLQDKGVQAMLVGESLMRQPNIASATRALLGKS from the coding sequence ATGGCAGAAATTCTGCAAAAGATCGTAGCATCCAAGAAAAAAGAAGTCGAAGCAGCCATTCGCGCTCGCCCCCTGCGCGATCTCATGAAAGCGGCTGATGCAGCGCAACCGGCTCGTGACTTTCTAGCACCACTGCAAGGAGGTCCCCCTATTCGCTTGATCGCAGAAGTCAAAAAAGCGAGCCCCTCCAAAGGTGTCATTCGCCAAGATTTCGATCCTGTGGCAATTGCCCAAGCCTACGAAGAGGCAGGCGCGTCCTGCCTCAGCGTACTGACCGATCAGGAGTATTTCCAAGGCTCTCTGGATTACCTTTCGGCGGTTTCCCAAGCTGTCCAAATCCCGGTCCTGCGCAAGGACTTTATCGTCCACCCCTACCAGATCTTCGAAGCCCGCGTGGCGGGTGCCGATGCAATTCTGCTGATCGCCGAATGCCTCAACCGCCAAGAATTGCGAGGCCTCTACCAACTCACCCGAGAATTGGGAATGTTTGCGTTGGTGGAATTCTACTTGCCAGCGAACCTCGACAACGTACTTAACACGGGCACCGACATCGTCGGCGTGAATAACCGAGACCTCAACACATTCAAGGTTGACCTGCAGCACACGCTCGCCATGCGAAAGCAGGTTCCCGACGACAAAATTCTAGTCGGTGAAAGTGGCATTACCTGCTACGAGGATGCGAAACTCCTGCAGGACAAAGGGGTCCAAGCCATGCTGGTCGGCGAGTCCCTGATGCGGCAGCCAAACATTGCGTCGGCAACGCGAGCACTCTTAGGAAAATCCTAA
- the purH gene encoding bifunctional phosphoribosylaminoimidazolecarboxamide formyltransferase/IMP cyclohydrolase yields the protein MPENRPIRRALISVSDKMGLVDFAAGLVACGVEIYSTGGTRRHLSDHNIDSIDVAEYTGFPEMMDGRVKTLHPKIFGGILGRRDNLEDLNSMQDENIVGFELVVVNLYPFAATIARKGVTREEAIEQIDIGGPSLIRAAAKNHQWVTVATRPEQYSAILSSIESDKATTLALRRKMAEEAFAMTCSYDLAISEYFRAESGSNEFPSDLTVQLERKTQLRYGENPHQKAAVYRIPRDSGASVVNARQVHGKELSYNNLLDLDSALSIAKSFTQPAAVVIKHNNPCGAATSTKLALAASKALDGDPVSAFGSVLSFNRTLDVETAELLVEPNRFIEAIIAPDFEAGAVGILTTRPKWKDNVRLMQVGHLLPLAPERTIRFLAGGALVQEADTLPAFQSQWRTVTDAPVEDSLWDDLLFAWEMVRHVKSNAIVLGRDTSLIGVGAGQMSRVDSVEIAIRKAGDRAAGSVLASDAFFPFPDSIHAAAEAGVAAIIQPGGSRRDDESIAACNEHGISMVFTGVRHFKH from the coding sequence GTGCCTGAAAATAGACCAATTCGACGCGCGTTGATCAGTGTTAGTGACAAGATGGGCCTCGTCGATTTTGCGGCTGGCTTAGTAGCTTGTGGAGTTGAAATCTACTCCACCGGCGGCACGCGACGCCACCTTTCGGATCATAACATCGACTCGATCGATGTGGCGGAATACACCGGTTTTCCGGAAATGATGGATGGTCGCGTGAAGACGCTCCACCCCAAGATCTTCGGTGGCATTCTCGGCCGGCGTGACAACCTGGAAGATCTGAATTCAATGCAGGACGAGAATATCGTCGGCTTTGAGCTCGTGGTCGTAAACCTCTATCCCTTCGCCGCCACGATTGCCCGCAAGGGGGTCACGCGTGAAGAGGCGATTGAACAAATCGATATTGGCGGGCCGAGCTTGATTCGGGCGGCTGCCAAGAATCACCAGTGGGTCACCGTGGCGACCCGCCCCGAGCAGTACAGCGCGATCCTGTCGAGCATCGAGTCGGACAAGGCGACCACCTTGGCCCTGCGTCGCAAAATGGCTGAAGAAGCGTTTGCGATGACGTGCAGCTATGACCTGGCCATCTCTGAGTACTTTAGGGCCGAGTCGGGCAGCAATGAATTCCCATCGGATCTGACCGTTCAACTCGAACGCAAAACACAGCTGAGGTATGGCGAGAATCCGCACCAGAAGGCAGCCGTCTATCGCATTCCTCGCGATTCCGGAGCGAGCGTTGTCAACGCACGCCAGGTGCATGGTAAGGAACTTTCCTACAACAACTTGTTGGACCTGGACAGCGCGCTTTCCATTGCCAAGAGCTTTACGCAGCCCGCCGCCGTGGTCATCAAGCACAATAATCCCTGTGGCGCAGCGACCTCCACAAAACTCGCCTTGGCAGCCAGCAAAGCACTCGATGGAGATCCCGTCAGTGCCTTTGGTAGCGTGCTCAGCTTCAATCGTACACTGGACGTTGAAACGGCCGAACTACTCGTCGAACCCAACCGCTTCATTGAAGCGATCATCGCCCCTGACTTCGAAGCCGGCGCCGTGGGTATTCTGACGACTCGTCCCAAATGGAAAGACAATGTTCGGCTGATGCAAGTCGGGCACCTGCTTCCGCTCGCCCCCGAACGCACCATTCGCTTTTTGGCCGGCGGTGCCCTAGTCCAAGAAGCAGATACCTTGCCAGCCTTCCAAAGCCAGTGGAGGACGGTGACAGACGCGCCAGTGGAAGATTCGCTGTGGGACGACCTCCTGTTTGCCTGGGAAATGGTGCGACATGTGAAGAGCAATGCCATCGTGCTGGGACGGGACACCTCCTTGATCGGCGTTGGGGCAGGACAAATGAGTCGTGTCGATAGCGTTGAAATCGCAATTCGCAAGGCTGGGGATCGCGCCGCCGGAAGCGTACTCGCCTCGGATGCATTTTTCCCGTTCCCCGATTCCATTCACGCCGCGGCCGAAGCGGGCGTGGCGGCAATCATTCAACCGGGTGGTTCGCGTCGGGATGATGAATCCATAGCCGCTTGCAACGAGCATGGCATCTCCATGGTCTTTACCGGAGTGCGACACTTCAAACACTAG